In Pannonibacter sp. XCT-53, the sequence TCGAAAAAGGCTCTTTTCCATCACCTGGTCCAGTCGACCCTCGTCACGCCAAGGCTGTAGTCGTAGGACGTTGCGTATTAACTCGCAACGCCGGATGTGCCATAGAGAGGGAAAGACGACCGTCAAGGTCGCATTCGTCGTCGAGATTTTCGGTTGTTGCCCCGGGGCCCCACCCCGAGACACGACCCTAGGGGCATCAAACGGGGCACCATGCGATCCGAATCGCCGCGCATCCTGATCTACAGCCACGATTCCTTCGGACTCGGGCACCTGCGCCGCTGTCGTGCCATCGCCCAGGCGCTGGTCGGAGCCTTCGACACGCTTTCCGTGCTGATCCTCTCCGGCTCGCCGATCATCGGCAGCTTCGAGTTCCGCTCCCGCGTCGATTTCGTGCGCATTCCCGGCGTGATCAAGCTGCGCGACGGCGAGTACACGCCCCTGTCGCTGCATCTCAACATCGACCATACGCTCGAAATCCGGTCCTCGATCATCGAACACACGGCGCAGGTTTTTGCGCCGGACATCTTTATTGTGGACAAGGAACCACTTGGCCTGCGCGGCGAGGTGCTGCCGACGCTGGAGCAGCTGAAGCGGGCCGGCACGCGCCTGATCCTCGGCCTGCGGGATGTCCTCGATGATCCGCAGGTGCTGCAGCAGGAGTGGGACCGCAAGAATGTCCGCCCCGCGCTGGAGGAGCTTTACGACGAGATCTGGGTCTACGGGCCGGAGGGCATGTGCGATCCGCTGGCCGGTATCGACCTGCCCCGGAGCGTCCATGACAAGCGGCTCTACACCGGCTTCCTGCGCCGTGACATGCCCAAGGGCGCGCGCCTCTCGGAACCGCTGCCCTTCGGCGACGAGCCTTTCATCCTGGTGACGCCCGGTGGCGGCGGCGACGGCGTCGAGATGGTTGACTGGGTGATGCGGGCCTATGAGTCCCACGCCAAGCCGCTGTTCCCGGCGCTGATCGTGCTGGGGCCCTTCATGCCGGCAGCGTCGGTCAGCGACTTCATGGCGCGGGCGGAGAACCTGCGCGACGTGCACATCATGCGCTTCACGCCGCAGATGGAGCCCTACCTGCAGGCGGCGACCGCCATCGTCGGCATGGGCGGCTACAACACGTTCTGCGAGATCCTCTCCTTCGACAAGCCGACGCTGCTGGTTCCGCGCATCATCCCGCGCCGCGAACAGGCGATCCGGGCGGACCGGGCCGCAGAAGCCGGACTTCTCACCGTGCTGCCCATCGACCGCTATCCGGATCCCGACCAGATGCTGGATGCGCTCTCGGTCCTGCCGCAGGCGGCCCCGCCCTCGCATGCCGGGATCGACAACCTGCTCGGCGGCCTCGATGTCATCGAACGGCGCGTCGGAGAGATCCTTGCCCGGCCGGACCGGACTCGCGTCCTGCGCCGCATGGCACGCTAGGGAGCCCGGTTGCCCATGTCGCGCATCGCCGTCGTGGTGAAGGGCTATCCCCGCCTGTCGGAAACCTTCATCGCCCAGGAAATCCTCGGCCTGCAGAAGCGCGGCATCGGCCAGCTGATCGTCGCCCTGCGCCAGCCCTACGACCCCTATATCCATGACCTGCACCGGCAGATCACGGCCGATGTCCTCTACCTGCCTGAATACCTGAAGGACGACCCCAAGCGGGTGGCGCGGGCCCGTCGCTGGGCCGAAAGGCAGCCGACCTACGCCGCCGCCCGGGCCCTGTTCGAGGCCGATCTGGCACGGGAGAACAACATCGGCCGGCATCGGCGCTGGGGTCAGGCCTGTGTCTTCGCGCATGAGCTGCCCGAGGACGTGACCTGGATCCACACCCACTATCTGCACACGCCCTGCTCGGTCGCCCGCTATGCGGCGCATCTGTCGGGCCGTGGCTGGTCCTTCTCGGCCCATGCCAAGGACATCTGGACCAGCCCTGAGTGGGATCTGCGCACGAAGCTGGATGATGCGGCCTGGGGTGTCACCTGCACGCGGACCAATGTCGACCATCTGCGCAGCCTCAGCGCCGCGCCGGACAAGGTCGAGCTTGTCTACCATGGCCTCGATTTCTCCCCGTTCCCGGCGCCTGCGGCTCCGGAAGAGAAGCGCGACGGATCGGGCGCGCCGGTGCGGCTCGTGTCGGTCGGCCGGGCGGTCGAGAAGAAGGGCTACGATGACCTTCTGAAGGCGCTGGCACGCCTGCCGTTGGGTCTCAACTGGCAGTTCACCCACATCGGCGGCGGCGAGCTGTCGAACCGTCTCAAGGACATGGCCGTCAAGCTTGGCGTCAGCGACCGCATCGTCTGGCGCGGGGCGCAGCCGCGCGAGGCGGTGATCGAGACCTGCCGCCGCGCCGATCTCTTCATCCTGCCGTCGAAACTGGCGAAAAGCGGTGACCGCGACGGGCTGCCGAACGTGCTGATGGAGGCGCAGTCCATGGGCCTGTGCTGCCTGTCGACGCGCGTGTCGGCGATCCCCGAGCTGATCGACGACCAGCAGACCGGCGTCCTCGTCGAGCCCGGCAATCCGCAGGCACTGGCCGACGCCCTGGCAGAGCTGGTCGGCAATCCCGACCGCCGCATCGCGCTTGGCCTGGCGGCGGCGGCCAAGGTGCGGCGCGACTTCTCGACCGAGCCCGGCATCGACCGGCTTGCCGCCAAGTTCCGGCCCGTGCTGTGAGCGGCCTCAGGATCGCCTTCACCGCGCCGATGAAGCCGCTGGACGATCCGCGTCCGTCCGGTGACAGGACCTTTGCGCGGCTGATCGTGCGCGCGCTCGAATCCGCCGGCCACACCGTCCGCGTTGCCTCGCGCTTTGCCTCGTGGCGCCAGGCGGGGAGCGAGCTGCCCGAGGCCAAGGTGGCAGCGCTGGCCGAGGCGGCACGGGTCGAGGCGGACTGGCGGGCGGAGGGCTACCGGCCGGACGTCTTCCTGACCTATCACCTCTATCACAAGGCGCCGGACTGGATCGGCCCGGCCCTGTCGAACGCCTTCGACATTCCTTACGCCGTGATGGAAGCAAGCCGCGCGCCCAAGCGGGCCACGGGCGACTGGGCCTTCGGCTTTGCCGCGGCCGATGCCGCTCTGGGCCAAGCCGATGCCGTTGGCGCCATTCACCGGGCCGACATGGGCTGCCTTGCGGCCGCCTTGCCCCCGGATCGGCTTTATCTCCTGCCCCCGTTCCTCGATGCCACGCCGTTCCAGGCGCAGCACCGGATCCAGCGGGATGCGGGCTACGGGGTGCCGGTGCGCCTGCTGAGCGTCGGCATGATGCGGCATGGCGACAAGGAGCGCTCCTATCGGGTGCTGGCCGAAGCCCTCGGCCGGCTGAGCACGCGCAACTGGCATCTCACCATCGTCGGTGACGGCCCCGCGCGGGCGGAGATCGAGGCGCTGTTTCCGCCGCACCGCTGCAGCTTCCTGGGGGCACTGCCGCCCGAGGATCTGCCGGCGGTCTATGCCGACCATGACCTGTTCGTCTGGCCGGCGATCCGCGAGGCCTTCGGCTTCGTGTTCCTCGAGGCGCAGGCCAGCGGCCTGCCGGTAGTCGGCGGGGCGACCTTCGGCGTTCCGGACGTGGTTGCGGACGGGGAGACCGGTCTGCTCGCACCGGAAGGCGACGTCGAAGGCTTCGCAACCGCCCTGCAGCGCCTTCTTTCGGATGCCGCCCTGCGCCAGCAGATGGGCGTCGCCGCCAGCCGCCACATCCGCGAGCGGCACACGCTGGAGGCCGGAGCCGCCCGGTTGACGGCCTTTCTGGACGCCGCCATCGCCACCCGCAGCAAGGCCGGAGCACGCGCCTCATGACCCGTCGTGCCTTCATCCATGTGCAGCATCTGCTGGGCACCGGCCATGCGGTGCGGGCGGTGGCCATCGGCAAGGCGCTCGCCCGCGAGGGCGTCACAGTACGGCTTGCGACCGGCAACCTGCTGCCGCCGACGCTGGACACTTCAGGCCTCGAGGTGATCGCGCTGCCGCCGGTGCGCGCCCTCGACGCCAGCTTCCGCACGCTCGTGTCGCCGGACGGCAGACCCCTGCCCGCCGGCTTCGAGGAGATGCGGCGGCAGGCGACGCTGGCGGCCTTCCTGGCCGAACCTGTCGACCTGCTTCTCACCGAGACCTACCCTTTCGGACGGCGGCAATTTGCCCATGAGCTGGAGCCGCTGCTGGAGACGGCGCGCGCGCTGCCAAGGCGGCCGCTGATCGCCGCCTCGATCCGCGACATCCTCGTGCGCAAGAAGGATCCCGCCAAGGAAGCCTGGATGGCCCAGCGGGCGCTCGCCCACTATGACCGGGTGCTGGTGCATTCCGATCCCGCCTTCACGCGGCTTGAGGACAGTTTCCCCTTTGCCGACCGGGTTGCGCATCTGGTGCGCTACACCGGCTATGTCGGTGGCGGGGCCCGGCCGGAACCGCCGGCCGGTGACGGTGCGGACGAGGTGATCGTCTCCTGCGGTGGCGGCGCGGTGGCGCGGGCCCTGCTTGAGGCAGCCCTTGGCGCGCGGGACCTTTCGCAGCAGGCCGGCGACTGCCGCTGGCGATTGCTGGTGGGTCACGACCTGCCGGATTCAGAGTTTTCAGCGCTGGTTGCTGCCGCGCCTGCCGGGGTTCTGGTGGAGCGGGCGCGGCGCGATTTCCCGGGCCTTTTGCCCCGCGCGCGCCTGTCGGTGAGCCAGGCCGGCTACAACACCGTTCTCGACGTGCTGGCTGCCGGGGTTCGGGCCGTGCTGGTGCCCTTTGCCCAGGGCGACGAGACCGAGCAGACGCAGCGCGCCGAGGCGCTGGCCCGCCATGGCCGGGCGGTCATGGTGCCGGAAGCCGGGCTGACCGCACAGGGCCTGGCCGCTGCCGTCGATGCCGCCCTGTCGCGGCCCGTCGCGCATGCCGATGTTGCCATGAACGGCGCTGCCGAAAGCGCCCGCCAGCTCCTGACCGATCTTGAGGAGATCCGCCGGTGACGTCCGATCTTGCCGCCTTTCGTGCGCATCTGACTGGCCATCTCGACTGGTTCGCCGAGCGCGGCACCCAGGTCCGCTTCTGGTGGCGCGACGATGACGCCACCGCGCCGACGCCGGCTCTGGAGCGGTTGCTGGCTGCGGCCAACGCCCATGACGTCGATGTCGGGCTGGCCGTGATCCCCAAGACCGCGACTGAGGCCCTCGCCGACCGGCTGCGCAACGAGCCCCATGCCGTCGTGCTGCAGCATGGCTGGCAGCATCTCAACCATCAGCGCAAGGACCTGGGCGAGAAGGCGGCCGAATTCGGCGACCGCCGCGCGCTAGGCGAGGCCCTTGCCGAGCTGGTGGCCGGCCGCGAAAGGCTCGAGGCCCTGTTCCCGGCGGCCTTCGTGCCCGCCTTCGTGCCGCCCTGGAACCGGATCGCCCCGCCGGTCGCCCGCCAGCTGGCGGAGGCAGGGCTGAAGGGCCTGTCGACCTTCACCTGGGAGACCCTGATCCCGGCGCAGGTGCAGACGCATCTCGACATCATCAAGTGGAAGAAGGACCGCCGCTTCATCGGCTGGGCATCCGTGAGCGAGCGGCTGGAGCTGCAGTTCCTGCGCCGCCGCAACACCGGCGGCGAGCCGCTCGGCATCCTGACCCATCACCTCGACCACGATGCGGGCTGCGAGGCCTTCGTCGAGGAATTCCTTGCCATCGCCGCCCATCATCCGGGTGCGGCCTGGCCACGCATCGCCGATCTCTTTGCCGAGGTGGCGGCCGCCTAACCGGCCTTTTCCTCCTCCAGCGCCCGTCTCAGCCGGCGCAGGAGGACCGAGCGGCTCTTCTCGTCCGCCGCGCCCTCAAGGGCTGCCTGGATGTCGAGGAGCAGCTTCGGATAGTCGGCGGTCCAGTCGCGCCGCTCGGCAATGCCGGCCTCCGCGCGCGGCGGCGGACCGTCGCGCCGCAGCACCGCCCGGCCCGGCATCAGGTCGTAGATCGCATCCAGCGCCGGCACGACCACATGGCCATCGGCAAAGCCCTTTGCCACCAGGCTCTCGCAGAGCGCCAGTGCCTGCCCCTCCTCGCCGTGGGTGAGGAACAGGGTCCCGTGCACCGGCCGCCGCTCGAGGATCCATTCGATCAGGTCGCTGCGGGCGGCATGGCCGGAGTAGATGTCGACCGAGCGGATGTCGGCGCGCACGGTGATGTCCTCGCCCATCAGGCGCACGTTGCGCTGGCCGTCCAGCAGCTGCGCGCCCAGCGTGCCCGGCGCCTGATAGCCGACGAGCAGCACGGTGGTCGCCGGCTTCCACAGCCGGTTCTTGAGGTGGTGGCGGATGCGGCCGGCATCGCACATGCCGCTGGCGGCGATGATGATCGCGCCCCCGGAGATGCGGTTCAGCGCCTTGCTGTCCTCCACGCTCTCGCACAGGCTGATCCAGCGGTTGTCGAGCAGATGCGGATGCGTGCTGAGCTGCTCGAGATCCGCCGCATGCCGGTTGAAGACCTCGGTTGCGGCAATGGCCAGCGGCGAATCCAGGAAGATCGGCGCATGGCCGATGCTGCCGCTTTCCATCAGGCGCATCAGGTCGACGATCAGCTCCTGCGTGCGTTCCACGGCAAAGGCGGGCACCAGCAGCACGCCGCCCCGGTCCAGCGCATGGCGCACCTCGCCGGCCAGCACCGCAAGCCGCTGCTCCTCGTCAAGCTGCGGCCGCTCGCGTCCGCCATAGGTGGATTCGCAAATGAGATGATCCACCCCGCTCACCGCATCCGGATCCGGATGGAAAGCCTTGTTGTCCGGGCCGATGTCGCCGGAGAACAGGAGCCGCATCGGCGGTGCGGACGGATCAAGGCTGTCGTCCACATGGGCTGCCGCGATCTCCAGCTCGACAGAGGCCGAGCCGAGGATATGCCCGGCATTCCAGAACCGCGCCCGCACGCCCGGCACCAGGTCGAGCCAGATGTCATAGTCATGGGCGGCAAACATCGCCTGGCAGGCGATGGCGTCGGCCTGGCTGTAGATCGGGGTGACCGTGTCCTTGCCGCGCCTGAGGTTGCGCCGGTTGAGGTTCTCGACCTCCATTTCCTGGATATGGCCGCTGTCCGGCAGCATGAAGGTCAGGAGATCGCGGGTGCCTTCGGTCATGTGCACCGGCCCGCGATATCCGGCCTTCCAGAGCTTCGGGATCAGCCCCGCATGGTCGATGTGGGCATGGGTGAGGATCACCGCATCAAGGCTGTCGGCGGCAAAGGGAAAGGGGCGGTAGTTCAGCTCCTTCACGGCCTTGGAGCCCTGGAACAGGCCGCAGTCGATGAGAAGGCGCTGCCCGGCGATGTCCAGCAGGTAGGCCGAGCCCGTCACCATGCGGGCTGCGCCACAGAAGGTCAGTCGAACCGCCATTGCTCTCTCCTCGATCCTTTGGACGGCGAGCATAGCGGCTTGTCAGCCCGTGACCAGCGGCAAGGCACGGAAAGCGCCGTCAAGTCGCAAGGATGCGGATCGCGTTACGGCAGGCTGCGTGCCGGGTCAGACGGCCGCCTGGCAGGTGCGGCAGGTGCCGCGCAGCTCGATCGTGGTCTTGGCGAGGGCAAAGCCGTTGTCGCTGGCCCAGCCCTTGAGCTGGCGCGTGATCGCCGCATCGGCAAATTCGCTGACAGAACCGCAGGCCTCGCAGATGGCGAAGGCCATGGTCTCGTGGTCGACGCATTGCGGATGGCTGCAGGCGACGAAGGCGTTGAGGCTCTCCAGCCGGTGCACCATGCCGAACTCGACCAGCTTTTCCAGCGCCCGGTAGACCTGAAGCGGGGCGCGGAAGCCGTCGTCGCGCAGCTGGTCGAGGATCGTGTAGGCCGTGAGCGGGCCGCCGGCCCGCGACAGGGCGCCGTAGACCAGCGTCTGGTTGCGCGTCAGCTTGGCCGGCGCATGGCCGTGGCCGTGCTCATGCGCGTGGTCATGGTCATGAGCATGGCCAGGACCGGAGGCTGCGTGATCATGCGAGTGCTCTGCCATGTCCTCGGTCCCCTGTCAGGCCTCCCTGCCGATCCGGCGCATGAGGCTGGCCACGCCGCCTGCAACCGGCGTCAGGCTTACACCAAAAAGCAGCATGGCCGCCACCACGATGGAGGGACCGGACGGCGTGTCGAATTCCAGCGAGCCGAACAGGCCGGCCAGCACGGCAATGGCCCCGGCCAGAGCCGCCAGAACCGCCATCTGCTCCGGACCCGACGCCAGCCGCCGGGCGGTGGCGGCCGGGATGATCAGCAAGGCGGTGATGAGCAGCACGCCGACGATCTTCATCGCGATGGCGATGACCGTGGCCATCAGGACCATGAAGATCAGGTTCGCCCGGGCGGGTTTCAAGCCCTCGGCCTCGGCCAGATCCGCGCTGACGGTCGCGGCAAACAGGGGCCGCCAGATCATCACCAGAACGGCAAGGACGACCGCGCCGCCGGCATAGATCAGGCCGATGTCCATCCGCGACACCGACAGGATGTCGCCGAACAGGAAGCCCATCAGGTCCATCCGCACCCAGGTCATGAAGGCGAGGCAGACAAGGCCAAGCGCCAGCGAGGAATGGGCGAGCAGCCCGAGCAGCGCGTCGGACGACAGTCCGCCGCGCTTCTGCAAGGCCAGCAGCAGCAGCGAGATGATCGTGCAGACGGCAAAGACCGCCAGCGTGATGTTGATTTCCAGCAGGAACGCCAGCGCCACGCCGAGCAGGGCGGCATGGGAGAGCGTGTCACCGAAATAGGCGAGGCGACGCCAGACGATGAAACAGCCGAGCGGACCGGCCACCAGCGCCACGCCAAGGCCGGCGAGAACCGCACGAACGAAGAAGTCATCGAGCATCGGTGGTGTCCCCGCGCCGGGCCGTGTGGTCATGCCCGTGGTGGTGGGCATGATGGTCGTGGTCGTGGTCGTGCCCATGGCCGTGGCCGTGGTTATGGCCGTGATCATGATCGTGGGAATGCGCGGGACCAGGGCCGGAGTGACCTGATCCCGCGTGATCATGATGGTGCCCGTCGCCCGGATGGCAGTGGTCGGTGATCGACCCGTCCTGATGGCGGACACGTCCGTCGGGCAGGTGCTCGTGGTCGTGGCTGTGCTCATAGACGGCCAGCGCGCCAGCGGCCCGGGGGCCGAACAGGTCGCGGTAGGCCGCCGACCGGGCGACGCTGACCGGCGTGCCGCGGCAGCAGACATGGCCATTGAGGCAGACGACCTGGTCTGTGGCCGCCATCACCACATGCAGGTCATGGGAGATCATCAGGATCCCGCAGCCAAGCTCGTCCCGGACAGAGCGGATCAGGTCGTAGAGGACGATCTCGCCGTTGAAATCGACGCCCTGCACCGGCTCGTCCAGCACGAGCAGATCGGGCTTGCGCGCGATCGCGCGGGCGATCAGGACCCGCTGCATCTCGCCGCCCGACAGGTTGCGCATTTCCGCCCGGCCAAGATGCGCGACCCCGGTCATGGCGAGGGCGCGGCGGCTGTCGGCCTCGTCGAGCGGCCCCGTCAGCCGCATGAAACGGGCCACGGTGAGCGGCAGTGTCCAGTCAATGGCGAGCTTTTGCGGCACATAGCCGACGGTGAGCCCGTCGCGCCGCTCCGAGGTCCCCTCGGTCGGGCGCAGGATCCCGAGCGCCATCTTGGCGGTGGTCGACTTGCCCGAGCCGTTCGGCCCGATCAGGGTGACGATTTCGGCTGGTGCCACGGACAGGTCGACGCCCCGGACCAGCCAGCGGTCCTCCTTCAGGACACCGGCGCCGGACAGGCGGACAAGAGACGGGGGGGCTGACTGCAACACCTGATTCCTGGCCCTGTGAAAGAGCGGATTGCCTTTGCTTATGTCACACGTTATAGGGTTACGCAATTCGTGTTATAACATAACCAAACCGAAGGAGCATCCGATGACCCGCGTGTCCTCCCCCGCCGCTGCGCGCCGCCGCCGTTTGCCCCGCATGGTCGCCCTTTTGGCAGGTGCGGCCCTGCTCTTGCCCATGTCGACCGGCCTTGCCGTCGCGGCCCCCAAGGTCGTCGCCTCGATCAAGCCGGTCCACTCTCTCGTGGCCGCCGTGATGCAGGGCGTCGGCGAACCGGACATCATCGTCGATGGTGCGGCCTCGCCGCACACCTTTGCCCTGAAGCCGTCAACGGCCCGGGTGATTGCCGGGGCAGACCTGGTCTTCTGGGTCGGGCCGGACCTGGAGGCCTTCCTCGAGAAACCGATCGGCACGCTCGGCGAAAAGGCGGAGGCCGTGGAGCTTTCAGAAGCCCATGGCGTCACGCTGCTGCCTGTCCGCGAAGGCGGGGATTTCGACGCCCATGATCACGGCGACGAGGCCCATGGCCACGATCACGGGCACAGCCATGGGCACGACCACGGGCACAGCCACGGCAAGACTGCCGCCAAGGCAGGCCATGATCACGGCCATGACCATGGCCACGACCACGCCCACGGCGCCTTCGACGCCCATATCTGGCTCGATCCGGCCAATGCCCGCGCGATGGTCGCGGAGATCGAGGAGCACCTGTCCGAGGCCGATCCGGCCAACGCGGCAACCTACAAGGCCAATGCCGAGGCGCTCAGCGCACGACTGACCGCGCTTGAGGCCGAGCTGGCCAAGGAGCTGGAGCCGGTCAAGGGCAAGCCCTTCATCGTCTTCCACGATGCCTACCAGTATTTCGAGAAACGCTTCGGCATCCAGGCGGCCGGCTCGATCACGCTGAGCCCGGAGGTGCTTCCGGGGGCGGAGCGGGTCAGCGAGCTGCGTGGCAAGATCACGGGCCTCAAGGCCGGCTGCGTCTTCTCCGAGCCGCAGTTCGAGCCGAAGCTGGTCGGCATGCTGGTCGAAGGCACGTCCGTCGGCACCGGCGTCCTTGATCCCCTCGGCGCCTCCTTGCCCAACGGCCCCGGCCTCTACGAGCAGCTCCTGCGCGATCTGGCCGGGTCGTTGAAGGGGTGTCTCGTCAAGTAAGTGCCCCTGAAACACCAGCGCATGGCGTCATGCCGGGCGGTGGTGTGTGAGGTGACACCCGCTTGCCACCCCAACCCCGCTCCGTGTCACCCCGGCCGAGCAACGCGAGCGCCGGGGCCTACTCGCTTCCAGAGCGGAGCGGCGAGCGCCGCAGCGCTGCGACAGGCATCCAAACTTCGCCGCAGCCTGTGGTGCCACCGTGCCAAACTCTGCTGCTCTGCAAACGAGTAGGCCCCGGGTCTTCGCTGCGCTACGCCCGGGGCGACATCAGTGGATTTCTTAGCAGTCAACGCACCGCCCGGCCTCACAGCCGGGCGGTGCCTTTCAACATTCGACAAGCGGTCAGATGCCCTCGCCGCCGAAGACATAGCCGTTGGCGGCGATGATGCCGGCGCGGCGCAGGTGGTTGAGCACATCCTCGGCCGCCGCTTCCGGATCGCGGCCGACGGTGGCCACCCGCAGTTCCGGCGTCTCGGGCGCCTCGTAGGGGCTGTCGATGCCGGTGAAGTTGGCGATCTCGCCAGCATCGGCCTTGGCATAGAGGCCCTTCGGGTCGCGCTTGCGGCACTCGTCGATGGGCGTGTCGACAAAGATCTCGACGAACTCGCCCTCGCCCAGCAGGTCGCGCGCCAGCTGCCGCTCGGCGCGGAACGGCGAGATGAAGGACACCAGCACGATCAGGCCGGCATCCACGAAGAGCCGCGAGACCTCCGCGACACGGCGGATGTTCTCCACCCGGTCGGCGTCGGAGAAGCCAAGATCCCTGTTGAGGCCGTGGCGGATGTTGTCGCCGTCGAGCACATAGGTGTGGCGGCCTTCCAGATGCAGCTTCTTCTCCACGATGGAGGCGATGGTCGACTTGCCGGAGCCGGACAGGCCGGTGAACCACAGCACCGCCGGCTTCTGCCTGAGGCTCTCGGCCCGGGCTGCCTTGTCGACGTCCAGCGCCTGCCAGTGGATGTTGCTGGCCCGCCGCTCCGCCTTCACCACCATGCCGGCGCCGACGGTCGCATTGCTCATGCGGTCGATCAGGATGAAGGCGCCCGTGGTGCGGTTGGCGGCATAGGCGTCGATGGCGATGGGCGCGGACAGGCTGAACTCGGCCAGCGCGATCTCGTTCAGCCCGAGCGTCTCGGCCGGGGCTTCCTCGAAGGTGTTGACATTGATCTTGTGCGCCAGCGCCGTCAGCGTGGCCGTCACGGTCCGCGTGCCGATCTTCAGGAGATAGGAGCGGCCCGGCAAAAGGGCTGCCTCGGCCATCCAGATCACATGCGCCGACAGGCTGTCCGCCACGGCCGGGCGCTCGTCGGAGCGCGACAGCACGTCGCCGCGGGAAATGTCGATTTCGTCGCGCAGGACCAGCGTCACCGCCTCCCCTGCCCGCGCGCTGTCCACGTCATCGAAGCCGTTGACGATGCGGGTGACCGTCGAACTCTTGCCCGAGGCTGCGACCGTCACATTGCTGCCGATGGCAATGCGCCCGCTGGCAACCGTGCCGGAGTAACCGCGGAAGTCGAGGTTCGGGCGGTTGACCCACTGGACGGGGAAGCGGAAGTCGGCCGCCGTTTCCTTCTCGCCGACATCGACGGTTTCCAGATGCTCGAGCAGCGTCGGTCCCTGATACCAGGGCATGCGGCCCGAGCGGCTGGTGACGTTGTCGCCATAGCGCGCCGAGATCGGCACGGACACGACGGTCTCGAAGCGGAAGTTGCCGCCCAGCGCCGCAAAGTCGCGCTCGATCTCGTCGAAGCGCTCCTGCGAGAAATCGACGAGGTCGATCTTGTTCACCGCCAGGACGATGTGGCGGATGCCGAGCAGCGAGGCGATGAAGGCATGGCGGCGCGTCTGGGTCATCAGGCCGTGGCGGGCATCGACCAGCAGCACGGCGAGATCGGCGGTGGAGGCACCGGTCGCCATGTTGCGGGTGTACTGCTCGTGGCCGGGCGTGTCGGCGACGATGAACTTGCGCTTGTCGGTCGCAAAGAAGCGATAGGCGACGTCGATGGTGATGCCCTGCTCGCGCTCGGCCTCAAGGCCATCGACCAGCAGCGCCAGGT encodes:
- the znuA gene encoding zinc ABC transporter substrate-binding protein ZnuA, with product MPRMVALLAGAALLLPMSTGLAVAAPKVVASIKPVHSLVAAVMQGVGEPDIIVDGAASPHTFALKPSTARVIAGADLVFWVGPDLEAFLEKPIGTLGEKAEAVELSEAHGVTLLPVREGGDFDAHDHGDEAHGHDHGHSHGHDHGHSHGKTAAKAGHDHGHDHGHDHAHGAFDAHIWLDPANARAMVAEIEEHLSEADPANAATYKANAEALSARLTALEAELAKELEPVKGKPFIVFHDAYQYFEKRFGIQAAGSITLSPEVLPGAERVSELRGKITGLKAGCVFSEPQFEPKLVGMLVEGTSVGTGVLDPLGASLPNGPGLYEQLLRDLAGSLKGCLVK
- a CDS encoding ATP-binding cassette domain-containing protein, coding for MQSAPPSLVRLSGAGVLKEDRWLVRGVDLSVAPAEIVTLIGPNGSGKSTTAKMALGILRPTEGTSERRDGLTVGYVPQKLAIDWTLPLTVARFMRLTGPLDEADSRRALAMTGVAHLGRAEMRNLSGGEMQRVLIARAIARKPDLLVLDEPVQGVDFNGEIVLYDLIRSVRDELGCGILMISHDLHVVMAATDQVVCLNGHVCCRGTPVSVARSAAYRDLFGPRAAGALAVYEHSHDHEHLPDGRVRHQDGSITDHCHPGDGHHHDHAGSGHSGPGPAHSHDHDHGHNHGHGHGHDHDHDHHAHHHGHDHTARRGDTTDAR
- the cysN gene encoding sulfate adenylyltransferase subunit CysN encodes the protein MDFTDHLTSEAAVLDYIRAQENKDQLRFLTCGSVDDGKSTLIGRLLYDTKLIFEDQLAALERDSRRHGTVGEDIDLALLVDGLEAEREQGITIDVAYRFFATDKRKFIVADTPGHEQYTRNMATGASTADLAVLLVDARHGLMTQTRRHAFIASLLGIRHIVLAVNKIDLVDFSQERFDEIERDFAALGGNFRFETVVSVPISARYGDNVTSRSGRMPWYQGPTLLEHLETVDVGEKETAADFRFPVQWVNRPNLDFRGYSGTVASGRIAIGSNVTVAASGKSSTVTRIVNGFDDVDSARAGEAVTLVLRDEIDISRGDVLSRSDERPAVADSLSAHVIWMAEAALLPGRSYLLKIGTRTVTATLTALAHKINVNTFEEAPAETLGLNEIALAEFSLSAPIAIDAYAANRTTGAFILIDRMSNATVGAGMVVKAERRASNIHWQALDVDKAARAESLRQKPAVLWFTGLSGSGKSTIASIVEKKLHLEGRHTYVLDGDNIRHGLNRDLGFSDADRVENIRRVAEVSRLFVDAGLIVLVSFISPFRAERQLARDLLGEGEFVEIFVDTPIDECRKRDPKGLYAKADAGEIANFTGIDSPYEAPETPELRVATVGRDPEAAAEDVLNHLRRAGIIAANGYVFGGEGI
- a CDS encoding metal ABC transporter permease, with amino-acid sequence MLDDFFVRAVLAGLGVALVAGPLGCFIVWRRLAYFGDTLSHAALLGVALAFLLEINITLAVFAVCTIISLLLLALQKRGGLSSDALLGLLAHSSLALGLVCLAFMTWVRMDLMGFLFGDILSVSRMDIGLIYAGGAVVLAVLVMIWRPLFAATVSADLAEAEGLKPARANLIFMVLMATVIAIAMKIVGVLLITALLIIPAATARRLASGPEQMAVLAALAGAIAVLAGLFGSLEFDTPSGPSIVVAAMLLFGVSLTPVAGGVASLMRRIGREA